Below is a window of Culturomica massiliensis DNA.
ATTTTAATTTGATCTTTCATAATTATCCGGAATTTATTTTGTCAATTCAATGATTTTTTTCATTTCCGCTACCGGATCGGCTGCACGCAATACACTACCACTTAGAGCAATTCCATTTAATCCGACAGCTTTTAAGGGCGGGATATCTTCGGTTGTAATACCGCCAATTCCGACAATCGGTAATCCGATGCCAACCTCATGCATCCGGCCTAAAATAACTCGATATCCCTCCAATCCGAGCACGGGAGCTAACTTTTGCTTGGTTGTCGTAAACCGAAAAGGGCCACAACCGATATAATCGGCACCGTCCATCGCATGTCGCCGTATGTCTTCAAACGTATTAGCTGTCCCGCCGATACGGAATGCAGTTCCCAAAAACCGCCGGGCTTCCCCCACCGGCATATCCTGCTTACCGAGATGCACCCCGTCGGCTCCAATCTTTTTCACCAATTCCACCCGGTCGTCGATAATAAAAACTGCTCCGTAATCAGAACACAGAGCCTGCGTCTGTCGGGCAACAACTTCTGCTTCCTCCTCCGTCGCCTCTTTCATGCGCAACTGTATCCAGCGGCAACCTCCTTCCAGCGCAATCCGCACAGAATCAAGATAAGTAATCGTATCGGTAAAATGAGTAATAAATTGTACGTCGAACATAAACTCTCTTAAATATGTTATCTATGGAAAGAGAGTGTGCCGCGCACGTTCAGAGAAGTCGGATACTCAAAAAAACTCCCTACGACGGTACTAACCGTATCAGGTTCATCGGGTATAATCTCAGCCTCATGAAAGAGGCACCCCCTTTTTCCGGAAACAAATTAAAACAGAATATTCAAGAAAACAAAGCAATTCCGGACTTTAATTATAAACTTTAAATAGAGAATAAGTCGTAAAGAATCTTTAAGTTATTCTAACTTACTATTTCAGATCAAACATATTACCCTTTTCAGGGAAAATTCGTAAATCCCAAATTTTACATGCAGATAATTTCAGAGCAATAACAGTTCGGGCAGATCGTTCCGGTAACAGGTACAATCACAATTTCATTCGAAAGATATCGGAGACCTGTGCAAAACCGTGTTTTTGAAAAAAATGATGAGCCGAATGGTTATTAACGCCCGATTCCAGATAACAGTTGCGGATCCCGCGTTCCCGGAAATTCTCTACAGCTTTTTCCAGCAACTGCTCCCCGATACGTTTTCCCCGGGCATCCGGAGCAACAGCCATATCGAAAATTACACCATAAGGTTCTGCCCCGTCTTCCATAACACCGAATATGATAAATCCGGTCAAAATACCGTTGTCTTCATACAACAACACGGTATTGGAGGGATCCGCTGTCTGCCTGTCCAAGTATTGCAGCCATTTTTGCTTATAATCGGCAGCCAATATACCGGGATCCGTTGCAATCCCCATCTGAAGTTCCCCGTGAGATATATAGTCCTTATGCTCTTCGAGCACAATTGCAAAAAAATCACACAATGTCGTTCTGTCTTCAAATTTATAATTCCGGATCATTTCACATCAGATTTATGTTTTCTCAATTTTCCATTCGTATCCCCCACTATCATTTTTATGCAGGATATCAGCCCCGCAGCCACAACAGAGGCAATAACCACCGATACGACTATAATCGGTAAACGCCCGATCTTAGCATACCATTCGGATAACAACAAAATTGTATTCTGTTGCAAAACTATAATAAAAACCGATGTCAGATACACGAATAGCATAATATATCCGGGCTCGTTCAAACGCAATATTTTAGCTATATATTTCACGGCTGTTTTCAATAAAACGACAAACCCGAATATAACACCCAAAACCGTCAGCAAAACCAAAACCGTAGCTGTTTGCTTACCCAATTCCTGAGATAAATCCGTTAATAAAGGCACTTCATCCCCTTGCAATATAACAGAAAACAAAGAAGCTACGGATATAAATAACAATATGTATTTCGTACTATTGGCCTGACTGATTTCCAACATATTACTGACATTATTCAAGGACTTATCCACTTGCTTGATCGTCATATTCAACTGTTTCTCATCTTCCTCGATTTTCAGATTCCGGGCTGTCTGATGATACATGTATTTATGCGACATGTAGCGCAAATACCGCACCGAATCGAGTTTTAGAACGATATTCGACAATTCCACACTCAAACGGGCATTTTCTTTGATCATATCGTGCACATTGTCCTGATGCTGGAAATCTTTTTCCATAGCCCGGTGGGAATTATAAATATACTTATTCAGCACATAATTGATCGTTTGTTTTTTCGCCAGCAAAATTTCAACCAACACGAGATATTCCGGCCAACTGACGTGATAACACTCCCTTCTGCCCAGATGTTCTTTCCAATTTGTCGCAGCACAGTTCCCACGCTTCCCATAAGTACCGATCACCACACATACATTCTCATTGACAAGCACGAGGTCGTCCGTATCAATCGCAATATTTTTTCCGCATATATCTCCAAAACTTTTTTCCATCCGGTAAGGCCATTCTTCCGGATACAAAGTCATTAATCCCACCAATTCCGAACGATGAAATTTCTCAATATGCTGGATAATATCGTCTTCCTTCATCCTGTCGAACATAACCGTTCCCTGATGCCCGACCGTTTCCCAGATATCAATATAGATATAATTATGGTCCGGATAATAAAAATCTTTCTCAGGTGTCCTGTCAAAGTATTTACGGTAACGTCTCTGCACTTCTTCAAATGAAATTCCCGGCTCATAAACGTCCTTTTCCCGATATCTGCCGCCGGCATCCAAATGCAGTCCCGTAATCTTTACTTTCTTCAAGGCTCCGTCGATCTCCTGCCGGCATTTTTCCTTATTATAAATCCAGTGTTCGACGCGTTGCACAATACCGGCCACCACAATCAACTGATCTGTATTAAAGGGTTCGCTGATCCGGCAAAACTTTTGCTTCTCCCGTTCTCTTTCTTCCCTATCCTCCTCCGGCAACACGGCATTCTCGTCCGCCTCCCCCGGAGGAACCACAATACGGTAAGACAATTGCATCGTTCTATCGAAGAAAACAGCAACCAAAACCTGTACATGCCCTTCCAATACAGCAACATTGGGCTCATCAATCTGAATCCTAATACTGAAACCTTCGAGTTCGTACCTGTCGATAATCCTTTCCTGATGAGTAAACAACTGATCGTCGATATCCCCGGATCTTTTATCCCGGAAAAGTTCTTTTTCAGAAATATCGATGTAACGGGAAGTAAAAGTCTGCATCAAAACGATAGAAAAATTCTTATACAACAACCCCGATTTACACTGATCTTCATTCTTCATAATTTCACTTTTTACAAATATACATAAGATTCCGATTCCCCAATGTTTCTTAAAGAAATATAATACATCACAAATCGGCTGTCTCATTTTCGTAATCATATATCAATCAAGCCAGTACCCGATCCTATAAGATTATTTTCACTCATTTCTTTCCTGAAAAATATATTGAATGACAAGGATACGCCAAATAAAATACCAGCAAAAATATCCGGAACAAAGACGTCTTCTTCAGGCATACCTTACAAAACCATATATCCGATAAAGATCCGACTGCTCTTTTTTTGGCATATTGAAATCAGAAGTATTATATTTACCGAAATTTCGCCTGCTATGCGAACCGGTAAAAATGATCCATCCTGATATTAATTTTAGGATAAAGGCGAAATAAATACGAAGTTCAGAAAGTCGTCCGGATCTATATCTGTCAATTTCCAATTATCAATCCGCCTGATTTTGGAAAGCGGAAAAGAATAAACGACTCTTTCATTAACATTTAAAATAAAACGATATTCAAGATGTTCGTTTATTAATAAAGCATGATCATCCTGTTTGCTAAATAAATTATATCTCTGTCTCTATGAAAAAATATATTATTTTGATCGGAATTCTATGGGGAATTGCTTGTCAATCCTTTGCCGACAACCAAAGCTCCTGGTCGACTGCCGGATTTTACGAACTGAAAAATTCCGGACGGAAAGTATATAATATGAATGTGGCATGGCGTTTCCGGAAAGGAGATATACCCGACGCCTGGCAAACGAACTACCCGGATTCTTTGTGGGAGGTAGTAAATATTCCCCACGGTTTGGAATACTTACCCGAAAAAGCCAGCGGATGTGTCAACTACCAGGGTATCGCCTGGTACCGGAAACATTTCTCTTTTCCTGCAGAACTAAAAGGCAAAAAGATATTTCTGTATTTCGAAGGTATTATGGGAAAATCAAAAATCTGGGTAAACGGGCGGCTACTGTCCGAACATTTCGGAGGATACCTACCTGTGGCAGTAGATATTTCAGAGATCGTAAAACCGGGAGAAGACAATATAGTCGCCGTATGTACAGACAATAGCAACGATCCGGCATATCCTCCCGGTAAGCCGCAGGAAACCCTGGATTTCTCCTATTTCGGAGGCATATACCGCGATTGTTACCTGATTACTCACAATCACATATTCATCACTGACCCGAATTATGAAAACGAAACGGCAGGCGGGGGAATTTTTGTCGGTTACGACCGGGTATCGGAACAAAGTGCAGAAGTATTACTGAAATTGCAAGTAAAAAATGTTACAGAGAAAACATTTCAGGGAAAAATCAACTATATCCTGGAAGATACAGTCGGCAGAAAAGTAGCCGGACTGACTCAAAAATTACACATTAAAGCCGGGCAAACTGCAGAACGCAACGGAAAAATGGAGGTTCGTGTTCCCAGTTTATGGTCCCCGGAGCATCCGAATTTATATTGGCTGATAGTGACTGTAAAAGATGCAGCAGGCAAAACGATAGACGGATATAAACAACGTATCGGAATCCGGAGTATTGAATTCCGAGGAAAAGACGGATTCTGGCTGAACGGCAAACCTTATCCGTTTCCACTGATCGGAGCCAACCGACATCAGGATTTTGCCGTTGTAGGTAATGCACTGCCTAATAGTATGCATTGGAGAGATGCCAAAAAATTACGGGAAGCCGGACTGAAAGTAATCCGAAATGCTCATTATCCACAGGATCCCGCTTTTATGGATGCCTGCGACGAATTAGGACTTTTCGTAATCGTAAATACGCCGGGTTGGCAATTCTGGAACAACGATCCTGTTTTCGGCGAAAGGGTATATGCAGATATCCGGAATATGGTGAGACGCGACCGGAATCATCCTTCAGTGTGGCTGTGGGAGCCTATTCTGAATGAAACCTGGTATCCCGCAGATTTTGCAGAAAAAGTACGGCACATCGTAGAAGAAGAATATCCTTACCCAGGCTGCTACTGCGCTTGTGACGAAACAGCACGCGGGAAAGAGTATTACGCCATCCGTTATACCCATCCGGCAACCGGCGACGCCGGTTGGGAATCCCGGGAAAGTAACGATACAGTTACTTATTTTACCCGGGAATGGGGCGACAATGTGGACGACTGGAATTCACATAACTCTCCGAGCCGGGTAGACCGGAGCTGGGGAGAAAAACCGATGCTGATACAGGCGAACCACTATGCCTCCCCCTCGTATAAATACACCTGCTACGAAACATTGTACCAAACCGGCCGCCAGCATGCCGGCGGTTGCCTTTGGCACTCCTTCGACCACCAGCGGGGATATCATCCCGACCCTTTCTACGGAGGATTGATGGATGTATTCCGCCAGCCCAAATATGCCTATTACATGTTTATGGCTCAACGGGAAAAAACGGAACCGATGATATATATCGCCCACGAAATGACACCTTTTTCTCCCTCCGATGTAACGGTCTATTCCAATTGTGACGAGGTGCGCCTGACTTTTTGTAAAGACGGAGAGACCCGGATTTATCATAAGGAAAAGCGCAATACGGGAATGCCCTCTCCGATTGTTATTTTCCGGGATATATATGATTTTATGCACGACAAAGAATTAAGCAGAGCCGGAAAGCAAGAAGAGGTATACCTATTGGCCGAGGGACTGATCGACGGAAAAGTAGTGGCCCGAGAGATCAAAAGACCAGCCCGGCGACCGGCTAAAATTATAATGTGGGTAGATGATAACGGGAAAAAACTGACTGCCGACGGTTCGGATTTTGTCACCGTAGTGGCTGCTATCGCCGATCAGCAGGGAAACATCAAACGCCTGAATAAAGATGAAATCCGATTCACAGTGAAAGGTCCCGCAAGCATTGTCGGTGAAGAATCAGGATTTGTAAATCCGAAACCTATCGAATGGGGAACTGCTCCCGTACTGATACGTTCCGGATTACAACCGGGTAAAATTACCGTGCATGCAGAGGTCTTGCTGAAAGGCTCACAGATGCCAGTAGCCGGAGAAGTAACTTTTGAGAGTGTGGCTCCCGGTTTTCAAATGCTTTATGACCCGCAGGAAGCTGAAAAATTGAATACCCGGAATATGGAAAAAAACGGAGATAAAACAACAAACTTTGAATTGAAAAAGGAAATTCAGAAACTGCAACAGGAATTGAATTCCATCCGCCTGAAAGAGGTCGAAAGACAACAAGGGGAATTCGAAAAATAAGAATATACAAAGCAAAAATATAATCATCTGTAAGGGTTGTAATATTCCCTCTCAAAAGAATATTACAACCCTGATTTTATTTATCAGGCTATTTCAACCTCCGGACAATTTTCCAATATCCTTTTTTCGTAGCGCCCATACGTTTTAATATCCCTTTTTTCCTTAGCTGCAATAAATTCCATTCTATTCCCCGGACAGACAACCCGATTGCTTCCGACAATTCCAATCGCGTTATAAATGGATTATTATTAATTAATTGCAATATTTTCAATCCGGTTTCTCCCACAGTTTCTCCCACAGTTTCTCCCACAGTTTCTCCCACAGTTTCTCCCACAGTTTCTCCCACAGTTTCTCCCACAATAAAATCCAAATCATCCTCCATGCCAACCAAGGGGATTTTTACGGTAAATAAATCCTCCTCCCGGAACAAAGCCCGTTCACATCCCGAATACATCTTAATATACTGAAACACCTTTCTCACTCCCGTCCCTAATTCTTCGGCCCTTCCAATTTGTGTGAATATATTCGCTATATTAGGGTTTTTAGGAAATGCTTCGTAATTTCCCGGGTACAATTCACCGAATACATGCGGTTTATTGGCATTTTTCAATACTACCCCATTATCATAGATAATCAGTGAAGCCGGATAAGCATTCAGATACTCCCGGTGAATCAAAAAATTAACAATTACTTCCCGGAAAATAATATCGCGTAAAGAAATCCGCTGATCTCTTTCCAGCCAAAACGGATCCGGCAAATGCTTGGCAATAAACTGCATCAATAAAGGATAGGCATCGATCAGATTACAACGAATATTTACCCGGTCATCGTAACGCTCTTTATCTTTTCTGCGTAACAAAGCATCGATTTTATAATGCGGTACCACATCCCGTATAGCCTCCTCCTGCCCGAACAACAGCAAGGCAGCCAAAGTAAATCCTTCCCTACCGGTCAGCATATCCCGGCGGTATAATCCGGATATCCGGTAGAATTCTTCATCGGATAATGTATTCCATGGCTGATCGGGGCGTTGTACTTCCATCATCTGACGAACACGGGCCACAATCCCGGGTACAAAATCCGCTTCTCTTACATAAGGATACACCATACCCTCCGAATAATAAGCACTTTTCCGGCTATACATATTCCGGATCTGATCATCACTCCGTACTTCATAATCTCCGTCCACACTCCGGTCAAAAATCTTCCCGGCACATCGATGTACCTGTGAAGAAACAGGAACATAAACCGATATCAGTTTTTTCCTTCTGAAATCAATAACCGCAGGTTCCAACAGAAAAGTCGGATTTAATTTCTGCGGATTATTCGACAAATTCGAAATTTCCTTGCAGAACTTTTCTACCATTCCGGCCTTTATCCCTTCTACTTTCCCGGAATCGGTTACACCCAACAATATGATGCCCCCATTCCGGTTTAAAAATGCACAAACCGTCTCGAACAAATTATCCGGAACCTTAGACTCCGCCCGCTTAAACTCGGCACTAATTCCCTCTCCTTTTTGTAAAACAGATTGA
It encodes the following:
- a CDS encoding thiamine phosphate synthase; translation: MFDVQFITHFTDTITYLDSVRIALEGGCRWIQLRMKEATEEEAEVVARQTQALCSDYGAVFIIDDRVELVKKIGADGVHLGKQDMPVGEARRFLGTAFRIGGTANTFEDIRRHAMDGADYIGCGPFRFTTTKQKLAPVLGLEGYRVILGRMHEVGIGLPIVGIGGITTEDIPPLKAVGLNGIALSGSVLRAADPVAEMKKIIELTK
- a CDS encoding glycoside hydrolase family 2 protein: MKKYIILIGILWGIACQSFADNQSSWSTAGFYELKNSGRKVYNMNVAWRFRKGDIPDAWQTNYPDSLWEVVNIPHGLEYLPEKASGCVNYQGIAWYRKHFSFPAELKGKKIFLYFEGIMGKSKIWVNGRLLSEHFGGYLPVAVDISEIVKPGEDNIVAVCTDNSNDPAYPPGKPQETLDFSYFGGIYRDCYLITHNHIFITDPNYENETAGGGIFVGYDRVSEQSAEVLLKLQVKNVTEKTFQGKINYILEDTVGRKVAGLTQKLHIKAGQTAERNGKMEVRVPSLWSPEHPNLYWLIVTVKDAAGKTIDGYKQRIGIRSIEFRGKDGFWLNGKPYPFPLIGANRHQDFAVVGNALPNSMHWRDAKKLREAGLKVIRNAHYPQDPAFMDACDELGLFVIVNTPGWQFWNNDPVFGERVYADIRNMVRRDRNHPSVWLWEPILNETWYPADFAEKVRHIVEEEYPYPGCYCACDETARGKEYYAIRYTHPATGDAGWESRESNDTVTYFTREWGDNVDDWNSHNSPSRVDRSWGEKPMLIQANHYASPSYKYTCYETLYQTGRQHAGGCLWHSFDHQRGYHPDPFYGGLMDVFRQPKYAYYMFMAQREKTEPMIYIAHEMTPFSPSDVTVYSNCDEVRLTFCKDGETRIYHKEKRNTGMPSPIVIFRDIYDFMHDKELSRAGKQEEVYLLAEGLIDGKVVAREIKRPARRPAKIIMWVDDNGKKLTADGSDFVTVVAAIADQQGNIKRLNKDEIRFTVKGPASIVGEESGFVNPKPIEWGTAPVLIRSGLQPGKITVHAEVLLKGSQMPVAGEVTFESVAPGFQMLYDPQEAEKLNTRNMEKNGDKTTNFELKKEIQKLQQELNSIRLKEVERQQGEFEK
- a CDS encoding RNA-binding domain-containing protein, which codes for MDIQSVLQKGEGISAEFKRAESKVPDNLFETVCAFLNRNGGIILLGVTDSGKVEGIKAGMVEKFCKEISNLSNNPQKLNPTFLLEPAVIDFRRKKLISVYVPVSSQVHRCAGKIFDRSVDGDYEVRSDDQIRNMYSRKSAYYSEGMVYPYVREADFVPGIVARVRQMMEVQRPDQPWNTLSDEEFYRISGLYRRDMLTGREGFTLAALLLFGQEEAIRDVVPHYKIDALLRRKDKERYDDRVNIRCNLIDAYPLLMQFIAKHLPDPFWLERDQRISLRDIIFREVIVNFLIHREYLNAYPASLIIYDNGVVLKNANKPHVFGELYPGNYEAFPKNPNIANIFTQIGRAEELGTGVRKVFQYIKMYSGCERALFREEDLFTVKIPLVGMEDDLDFIVGETVGETVGETVGETVGETVGETVGETGLKILQLINNNPFITRLELSEAIGLSVRGIEWNLLQLRKKGILKRMGATKKGYWKIVRRLK
- a CDS encoding GNAT family N-acetyltransferase; the encoded protein is MIRNYKFEDRTTLCDFFAIVLEEHKDYISHGELQMGIATDPGILAADYKQKWLQYLDRQTADPSNTVLLYEDNGILTGFIIFGVMEDGAEPYGVIFDMAVAPDARGKRIGEQLLEKAVENFRERGIRNCYLESGVNNHSAHHFFQKHGFAQVSDIFRMKL